Proteins encoded by one window of Teretinema zuelzerae:
- a CDS encoding tetratricopeptide repeat protein gives MEETSAWLNDNAVQLAAEGLHEEAIASLRKGLLSDSHNPVLWFNLALSCRAIGRLPEAREALLHAAEENPLDVDTLDTLGVVLHETGEDSAAEECYQNALELSPGNGRVWNNYGVLQFSQSRFEEAAQSFEKAVTLIPDFDDALYNLRDTYEELGRSDDMNTCARILEQRGFIPD, from the coding sequence ATGGAAGAAACATCTGCCTGGCTGAACGACAATGCCGTCCAGCTGGCGGCGGAAGGCTTGCATGAGGAAGCAATCGCAAGCCTCCGCAAAGGTTTGCTCTCCGATTCCCATAATCCAGTGCTCTGGTTTAATCTCGCGCTCAGCTGCCGGGCGATCGGACGCTTGCCGGAAGCGCGCGAAGCCCTTCTCCACGCCGCTGAAGAAAATCCCCTGGACGTAGATACTCTTGACACCCTGGGCGTAGTTCTCCACGAAACCGGAGAGGATTCCGCGGCGGAGGAATGCTATCAAAACGCTCTTGAGCTTTCACCGGGAAACGGCCGGGTGTGGAACAATTACGGCGTCCTCCAGTTCAGCCAGTCCCGTTTCGAAGAAGCCGCGCAATCGTTCGAGAAAGCCGTCACCCTTATTCCCGATTTCGACGATGCTCTGTATAATCTGCGGGATACGTACGAGGAGCTGGGGCGCTCCGACGATATGAATACATGCGCCCGGATACTCGAACAACGCGGATTTATACCGGACTAA
- a CDS encoding SoxR reducing system RseC family protein — protein MQESARVVSIEGSVATVQPLDIEVCIGCSNSECKKNGNLFRVANSRNFPIKPGSEVKIAAPVKNQLYQAIFAVGVPVAVSACFFIAARRYIPSVGEGGSVGIALAALVAAMILVYRIRKSVEADLPEIISVLEASPLDLSAEEAPGKTGNYQDSEPGDPGSGR, from the coding sequence ATGCAAGAGTCAGCGCGCGTTGTTTCTATCGAAGGTTCAGTTGCGACGGTCCAGCCCCTGGACATCGAGGTGTGCATCGGCTGTTCTAATAGCGAGTGCAAGAAAAACGGCAATCTGTTCCGCGTGGCGAATTCGCGGAATTTTCCGATAAAGCCGGGCAGCGAAGTGAAAATCGCCGCGCCGGTGAAGAACCAGCTGTATCAGGCGATATTCGCGGTAGGCGTGCCGGTCGCGGTTTCCGCGTGCTTTTTTATAGCGGCGCGGCGCTATATTCCCTCAGTGGGGGAGGGCGGATCCGTCGGAATCGCCCTCGCGGCCCTTGTCGCCGCGATGATCCTGGTCTATCGGATACGCAAGAGCGTAGAGGCCGATCTGCCGGAGATTATTTCTGTTTTGGAAGCCTCTCCTCTGGATCTTTCCGCGGAGGAAGCCCCCGGGAAAACCGGGAACTATCAGGATTCAGAACCGGGAGACCCGGGATCGGGCCGGTAA
- a CDS encoding RlmE family RNA methyltransferase — translation MPSNSYSKPDFWSQKAFSEGYPARSVYKLKEMDEKFGLLRPNTRVLDLGAAPGSWTTFLLRALDGSGHVTAIDLSPLSKDVKGDNLSFFQGDLYAPAIRAEAKKLGPYNLVVCDAAPATTGNRTVDTTRSSGLVELAIFYAEQMLETGGNFVVKVFQGGGEQEHLKKLRTLFTSARGFKPVACRSESFETYLIGLNKKG, via the coding sequence ATGCCGTCCAACAGCTACAGCAAACCTGATTTTTGGAGCCAAAAAGCCTTTTCAGAAGGATATCCGGCCAGATCTGTGTATAAATTGAAAGAAATGGACGAAAAGTTCGGTCTTTTGCGCCCGAATACCCGCGTTCTCGATCTCGGAGCGGCGCCCGGAAGCTGGACAACCTTCCTTCTCCGCGCCCTCGACGGTTCGGGGCACGTCACCGCGATCGATCTTTCTCCGCTCTCGAAGGACGTAAAAGGAGACAACCTCTCTTTTTTTCAGGGAGACCTCTACGCTCCGGCGATCAGGGCGGAGGCGAAAAAACTGGGCCCCTACAATCTCGTCGTCTGCGACGCGGCTCCCGCAACCACGGGCAACAGGACGGTGGACACCACGCGTTCAAGCGGACTCGTCGAGCTTGCGATCTTCTACGCCGAACAAATGCTTGAAACCGGCGGAAATTTCGTAGTCAAGGTATTCCAGGGCGGCGGCGAACAGGAACACTTGAAAAAACTGCGCACCCTTTTTACATCCGCACGGGGCTTCAAACCGGTCGCCTGCCGTTCGGAAAGCTTTGAAACCTACCTTATAGGCCTTAATAAAAAGGGGTAA
- a CDS encoding TIGR00282 family metallophosphoesterase has protein sequence MRIVYIAEIVGKAGIWCVKQGLPELKKSEKPDLVIANGDGTTGGAGLGRQHAGYLRKLGIDVITGGDSIFFKKDLVEGMDTVPYVLRPANFPLQSPGRGWRFAQAGRERVAVVSMLGQAGFSRVHGDNPFAALHPLCDRLRQETPYIIVDFHAAATAEKQAFFRHADGRVSAVIGSHGRVQTADPSILSNGCGVITDAGRTGSLDSVGGTDPEVHIREYLSRMPDWSKDAWTRPALQGVVIDLDDSGKTAAIRSFSHDCGEPPQQDRV, from the coding sequence ATCAGAATCGTATACATCGCTGAAATTGTGGGCAAAGCCGGAATCTGGTGCGTAAAACAGGGCTTGCCCGAACTGAAAAAATCAGAAAAACCCGATCTTGTGATCGCCAACGGCGACGGAACGACCGGAGGCGCAGGCCTTGGCCGGCAGCACGCCGGATATTTGCGCAAGCTGGGCATCGACGTGATCACCGGCGGAGACAGTATTTTCTTTAAAAAAGATCTGGTAGAAGGAATGGATACCGTTCCCTATGTGTTGAGGCCGGCGAATTTTCCTCTGCAAAGCCCGGGTCGGGGCTGGCGCTTCGCACAGGCCGGCCGCGAGCGGGTTGCGGTCGTTTCGATGCTCGGCCAGGCGGGTTTTTCCCGCGTGCACGGGGACAATCCCTTCGCGGCCCTGCATCCCCTGTGCGATCGGCTGAGACAGGAAACTCCGTACATCATCGTGGATTTTCACGCGGCCGCGACAGCGGAAAAGCAGGCGTTTTTCCGCCATGCAGACGGCCGCGTCTCGGCGGTGATCGGTTCCCACGGACGGGTTCAGACGGCCGATCCTTCGATCTTGTCGAACGGCTGCGGGGTGATAACCGACGCCGGCAGGACGGGAAGCCTTGATTCAGTTGGCGGCACGGATCCGGAGGTTCACATACGCGAGTATCTTTCCCGCATGCCGGACTGGAGCAAGGACGCGTGGACACGGCCGGCTCTTCAGGGAGTCGTGATCGATCTGGATGATAGCGGAAAAACCGCTGCTATACGCAGTTTTTCGCATGATTGCGGGGAACCGCCCCAGCAGGATCGCGTATAA
- a CDS encoding bifunctional nuclease family protein, translating into MKTVRFLSAQIWTIAQASSGNAVFIRSEGSGVALPVYVSESDIQNILIEMTHILAPRPMIHELLISTITALDAKLERVEIYGIKGGSYLCRIVIAKNGKEIRLESRPSDILCLSARMECPVHVDDEVMAKNAVPVDRISSVQETGESSLQENSMRQLLQKELQQALDIEDYERAANLRDRLKAVDAAESGAAGRS; encoded by the coding sequence ATGAAGACGGTGAGGTTTCTTTCAGCTCAGATATGGACAATAGCCCAGGCATCCTCCGGGAACGCGGTATTCATCAGATCCGAGGGTTCCGGCGTGGCCTTGCCCGTATATGTTTCCGAATCCGATATTCAGAACATTCTGATTGAAATGACTCATATCCTCGCACCCCGGCCCATGATTCACGAGCTTCTTATTTCTACCATTACGGCTCTGGACGCAAAACTAGAACGAGTGGAGATTTACGGAATCAAGGGCGGAAGCTACCTGTGCCGAATCGTCATTGCCAAAAACGGCAAGGAAATCAGGCTTGAATCCCGTCCGTCGGACATTCTGTGCCTTTCGGCCCGAATGGAATGTCCCGTGCATGTAGACGACGAGGTGATGGCCAAGAACGCCGTGCCGGTGGATCGGATTTCGTCCGTACAGGAAACGGGAGAGTCCTCCCTGCAGGAAAACTCGATGCGGCAGCTTCTTCAAAAAGAACTGCAGCAGGCTTTGGATATAGAAGATTACGAGCGGGCCGCGAATCTGCGCGACCGCTTGAAGGCTGTCGACGCCGCGGAGTCCGGCGCGGCCGGAAGAAGCTGA
- a CDS encoding polyprenyl synthetase family protein — translation MNIEYTRRLEKIEEVLASALPERPDNDWINSSFAGIPDAVRPVHLSPLTESCRDLLLRGGKRWRPLLMVLSCELAGGGDRAYGLVPLVEFSHTASLIHDDIEDASDERRGKPAVHLLYGSDTAINSASWLYFHAQSVIDSFPSSDTLRLNLYRSASRELRRLHLGQAMDIAWHRSQDKIPARAEYEAMVTLKTGTLARMAGEIGMLAAGAEEGDAVEYGKLCARIGVGFQILDDVKNLTTGNPGKKRGDDVVEGKKSLPVIMHLERSQGDLERIASLFKRAREEGIQSDAVEEVISVLQESGAIESARAYGCQLISQTCLTLRGRYPGNKSADLIAVLFESMLEGGV, via the coding sequence ATGAATATAGAATATACGCGGAGACTTGAAAAGATCGAAGAAGTTCTCGCTTCAGCCTTGCCTGAACGGCCAGACAACGACTGGATTAATTCTTCATTCGCCGGAATTCCGGATGCCGTCCGTCCGGTTCATCTTTCGCCTTTGACCGAATCCTGCCGCGACCTGCTGCTCCGCGGCGGAAAACGCTGGCGCCCCCTCCTCATGGTGTTGTCCTGCGAGCTTGCCGGCGGCGGAGACCGGGCCTACGGCCTCGTTCCTCTCGTCGAATTTTCGCATACCGCGAGCCTTATCCACGACGACATCGAGGACGCTTCCGACGAGCGGCGCGGCAAGCCGGCCGTTCATCTCCTGTACGGCTCGGACACGGCCATCAATTCCGCCTCCTGGCTGTATTTTCATGCCCAATCGGTCATCGATTCATTTCCCTCCTCCGATACGCTCCGTTTGAACCTCTACCGTTCGGCTTCGCGCGAATTGAGGCGTTTGCATCTGGGCCAGGCCATGGACATCGCGTGGCACCGCAGCCAGGACAAGATCCCCGCGCGCGCCGAGTACGAAGCGATGGTTACGCTCAAAACCGGCACGCTTGCGAGAATGGCCGGGGAGATCGGAATGCTGGCGGCGGGAGCTGAAGAAGGAGACGCGGTAGAGTACGGAAAACTGTGCGCCCGCATCGGAGTGGGCTTCCAGATACTCGACGACGTGAAGAATCTCACCACCGGAAACCCCGGCAAAAAACGAGGCGACGACGTGGTGGAAGGAAAGAAGAGCCTTCCGGTCATCATGCATCTTGAACGCAGCCAGGGCGATCTTGAACGCATCGCCTCATTGTTTAAACGTGCCCGCGAGGAAGGAATCCAAAGCGATGCGGTCGAAGAGGTTATATCGGTGCTGCAGGAATCCGGCGCGATCGAGTCGGCGCGCGCATACGGCTGCCAGCTCATCAGCCAGACCTGTCTGACCCTGAGGGGACGCTATCCCGGGAACAAGTCCGCCGACCTTATCGCAGTTCTCTTTGAGTCCATGCTCGAAGGCGGAGTCTGA
- a CDS encoding M23 family metallopeptidase: MRVSRFLQPACGIVLISLCVLAGCGIDASGEPAAPSAEAEGGRSRTEIAQAEDAPNTAEFTGMGGFDGGLPSQRPGQEEEPKTELPELYYFTHIVKQGDMVGIIAKEFGVSQDAIISLNKLRNTRTLQIGQILKIPSINGILYTAKKGDTPEKIADQYRISLEKVALANNIADNTIAPGAVLFLPDAKLDWVTIQEINGDLFRKPLRGRYYISSRYGWRNNPFSGKRTFHNGIDMATSQGTPIYAALDGQVIRTGYDVTYGNYVIVSHHSGYQTMYAHMHTILTTRGKHVTTGTRIGTVGNTGQSTGSHLHFTVYKNRSTINPSSLWN, translated from the coding sequence ATGAGAGTAAGCAGATTCCTCCAACCCGCATGCGGGATTGTTCTAATATCGCTGTGCGTTCTTGCAGGTTGCGGAATTGACGCTTCCGGGGAACCGGCGGCGCCTTCCGCGGAAGCAGAGGGCGGCCGCTCGCGGACGGAAATCGCCCAGGCGGAAGACGCGCCGAATACCGCGGAATTCACCGGCATGGGAGGCTTCGACGGTGGCCTTCCTTCGCAGAGGCCGGGGCAGGAGGAAGAACCTAAAACCGAACTCCCCGAGCTCTATTATTTTACCCATATAGTTAAACAGGGCGACATGGTCGGGATTATCGCGAAAGAATTCGGGGTAAGCCAGGACGCCATCATCAGCCTGAACAAACTGAGAAACACCCGGACGCTCCAGATCGGCCAGATACTGAAAATCCCCTCGATCAACGGAATCCTGTATACGGCGAAGAAGGGCGATACGCCCGAGAAAATAGCAGACCAATACCGCATTTCGCTGGAAAAAGTAGCGCTCGCGAACAACATCGCCGACAACACGATCGCTCCGGGAGCCGTACTCTTTCTGCCGGACGCGAAACTTGACTGGGTCACCATACAGGAAATAAACGGAGATCTCTTCAGAAAGCCCCTGCGCGGCAGATATTACATCTCCTCACGATACGGCTGGAGAAATAATCCCTTCAGCGGCAAGAGGACCTTCCATAACGGCATCGATATGGCGACTTCGCAGGGCACTCCGATTTACGCCGCGTTGGACGGCCAGGTCATCAGAACAGGATACGACGTCACCTACGGAAACTACGTCATCGTGTCCCACCACTCCGGATACCAGACGATGTACGCTCATATGCACACGATACTCACCACCAGGGGAAAGCACGTCACGACGGGAACGAGGATCGGAACCGTCGGCAACACAGGACAGAGCACCGGATCCCACCTGCATTTTACGGTGTACAAGAACCGGTCCACGATCAATCCTTCGTCCCTCTGGAACTAA
- a CDS encoding RNA polymerase sigma factor gives MHGNDFPPLPPQDDSLLCREVLAGNISSFSVLAEKYRRRILSLGYGFFKNGDDAEDFLQDVLIKVYTSLGSFRGESKFSTWLMRIAYNTAINAVNRRREYASLAEDYDITDPADTPEERHLKDCSREAVREAVKSLPERFRACVDLYFFYDMPYADISEVTGLPVNTIKSHVFRAKKILREKLDEGDVHELPKGL, from the coding sequence ATGCACGGGAATGATTTCCCCCCGCTCCCGCCGCAGGACGATTCTCTGTTATGCCGAGAAGTTCTGGCGGGGAATATTTCGTCCTTTTCCGTGTTGGCGGAAAAATACCGCCGGCGGATATTAAGCCTTGGCTACGGCTTCTTTAAAAACGGAGACGACGCTGAAGACTTTTTGCAGGATGTTCTGATCAAGGTCTACACCTCTTTGGGGTCTTTCCGGGGCGAGTCGAAGTTTTCGACCTGGCTGATGCGGATAGCGTACAATACAGCGATCAACGCAGTGAACAGGCGCAGGGAATACGCGTCGCTCGCTGAAGATTACGATATTACCGACCCCGCCGACACTCCCGAGGAACGACACCTCAAGGATTGTTCCCGGGAGGCGGTCAGAGAAGCGGTGAAATCCCTCCCCGAGCGCTTTCGTGCGTGCGTGGATCTCTATTTTTTCTACGACATGCCGTACGCTGACATCAGCGAGGTTACCGGATTGCCGGTAAACACCATTAAGTCCCATGTTTTCCGCGCGAAGAAAATTTTGCGCGAGAAGCTCGATGAAGGAGACGTTCATGAATTGCCAAAAGGCCTTTGA
- a CDS encoding flagellar basal body-associated FliL family protein: MRRGKTAKRKTLPPLDMVSAALMIVGTLIFAAIVAGTLWAFASGRANPRSLLGIEERRGGDSQGVAVDGESLFSGIGTLRIPLSGDKPATLVVRPYLTIPAGDRPFAEELSRKTPEIRDLFREWCSSRTARELAILGENAVKKSLLAEINAHLVLGSAGSLYFSEYEIFQ; encoded by the coding sequence ATGCGTAGGGGAAAAACCGCAAAAAGAAAGACGCTTCCTCCGCTGGACATGGTTTCGGCGGCGCTGATGATTGTCGGCACGCTGATTTTCGCCGCGATCGTGGCCGGAACCCTCTGGGCTTTCGCTTCAGGCCGCGCGAACCCCCGGAGCCTCCTCGGCATCGAAGAGCGGCGGGGCGGCGATTCGCAGGGCGTCGCCGTCGACGGTGAAAGCCTTTTTTCCGGCATCGGGACTCTGCGCATTCCGCTTTCCGGCGACAAGCCGGCGACCCTCGTCGTTCGCCCGTATTTGACCATCCCTGCCGGAGACCGCCCCTTTGCCGAAGAGCTGTCCCGTAAGACCCCGGAAATCCGGGACCTTTTCCGGGAATGGTGCTCGTCCCGTACAGCGCGGGAGCTGGCGATTCTGGGCGAAAACGCCGTAAAGAAATCGCTGTTAGCGGAAATCAACGCGCATCTCGTTCTGGGCTCGGCCGGATCGCTGTATTTCAGCGAATACGAAATTTTTCAATAA